Part of the Halopseudomonas maritima genome, CGTAACTGCCTTCCATGGTGCCCACTGGCGTCTCCAGCAGGCAGCCACTGGTGTAGGTATGGCTGGCGCCGGGTGCGATAACCGGTTGCTCACCTACCACGCCAGGACCATCCACCCGTTGTTGCTTGTTGTTGCCGTCGGTAATCAGCCAGTGACGATACAGTAGCTGGGCGTCGACGCAGCCCTGGTTGGCAATGGTGATGGTGTAGGCAAAGGCGAAGCGCTTTTTCTGCGGATCCGACTGCTCGGGCAGGTAGCGGGTTTGCACGTCTATGGCGATCAGATAGTCGTTCATGCCTCGGCACTCCGCTTGCGAGCCAAGCGGTTGGCCAGGCGTACAAAGCCGGCCAGGTCGACTTGCTCGGGGCGGGTGCCGGGGTCGATGCCTTCGGCTTCGATCTCCTCGGCGCTGAGCAGCGCTTTCAGCGTGTTGCGCAGGGTCTTGCGGCGCTGGTTGAACGCATCGCGAACCAGTACCTCCAGTACCCCAACGTCATCGGCGGGATGCGGCAGGGTCGCGTGGGGCACCAGGCGGACGATGGCCGAGTCGACCTTGGGCGCCGGGTTGAAGGCGCCGGGGCCGACGTCGAACAGATGCTCTACGCGGCAGTGATACTGGACCATGATGCCGAGCCGGCCGTAGTGATTCATGCCGGCGGTGGCGGCCAGCCGCAGTACCACTTCCTTCTGCAGCATGAAGTGCATGTCGTCGATGCAGTCGGACTGCTCCAGCAGGTGGAACATCAATGGCGTGGAAATGTTGTACGGCAGGTTGCCGACCACGCGCAGCTTGTCGTCGCCCGTGACCAGTTGGCGGAAGTCAAACTTCAGCGCGTCGCCCTTGTGCAGGCGGAAACGGTCAAGAAAGCCGAATTGGCCCATCAGGATCGGGTGCAGGTCCTTGTCCAGCTCGACTACGTCCAGCTGTGCGCCGCTGGCCAGCAGGCCAGAGGTGATGGCGCCCTGACCCGGGCCGATCTCGACCAGGTGATCGCTTTCACGCGGACGGATGGAGCGGATGATGCGGTCGATCACGCCTGCATCGTGCAGGAAGTTCTGGCCAAAGCGCTTGCGCGCCTTGTGTTGCGGAAACTGACTCATACTGCCCTCCGGGCGGCGATCATCTGGATGGCGGTATCGAGAGCAACCTGCAGGCTGCCCGGGTTGGCCTGGCCGGTCCCGGCCAGGTCCAGGGCGGTGCCGTGATCAACCGAGGTACGGATGATGGGCATGCCCAGCGTAATATTGACGGCGTTGCCGAAGCCTTTGTGCTTGAGCACCGGCAGGCCCTGATCGTGATACATGGCCAGCACCGCATCGGCCTGATCAAGGTGCTTGGGGGTGAACAGGGTGTCGGCGGGCAGCGGCCCGATCAGCTGCATACCCTCAGCGCGCAGACGCTCCAGCGCCGGGATGATGATATCCAGCTCTTCGCGCCCCAGGTGCCCGTCTTCACCGGCGTGCGGATTCAGGCCGCAGACCAGAATGCGTGGTGCGGCAATGCCGAACTTGCTCAGCAGGTCGTTGTGCAGGATGCGCACTACACGTTCGATCAGCGGGCCTGTGATGGCGTCGGCGACCTGCCGCAGCGGCAGGTGAGTGGTCGCCAGGGCCACCCGCAGGCCGGGACAGGCAAGCATCATCACCACCTGCTCGGTGGCGGTCTGCTCGGC contains:
- the apaG gene encoding Co2+/Mg2+ efflux protein ApaG, whose product is MNDYLIAIDVQTRYLPEQSDPQKKRFAFAYTITIANQGCVDAQLLYRHWLITDGNNKQQRVDGPGVVGEQPVIAPGASHTYTSGCLLETPVGTMEGSYDMRASDGHTFSADIARFRLAQPHALN
- the pdxA gene encoding 4-hydroxythreonine-4-phosphate dehydrogenase PdxA, with the protein product MNPAPRLAITAGEPAGIGPDLCLMLAQQPTSCERVVIADPQLLEQRAAQLGLRVELRPFDPDALSAAQAAGQLSVLPVSLAAQCRPGELNRANAGYVLETLRLAGAGALNGTFDAIVTAPVHKGIINDAGVPFSGHTEFFAEQTATEQVVMMLACPGLRVALATTHLPLRQVADAITGPLIERVVRILHNDLLSKFGIAAPRILVCGLNPHAGEDGHLGREELDIIIPALERLRAEGMQLIGPLPADTLFTPKHLDQADAVLAMYHDQGLPVLKHKGFGNAVNITLGMPIIRTSVDHGTALDLAGTGQANPGSLQVALDTAIQMIAARRAV
- the rsmA gene encoding 16S rRNA (adenine(1518)-N(6)/adenine(1519)-N(6))-dimethyltransferase RsmA, with product MSQFPQHKARKRFGQNFLHDAGVIDRIIRSIRPRESDHLVEIGPGQGAITSGLLASGAQLDVVELDKDLHPILMGQFGFLDRFRLHKGDALKFDFRQLVTGDDKLRVVGNLPYNISTPLMFHLLEQSDCIDDMHFMLQKEVVLRLAATAGMNHYGRLGIMVQYHCRVEHLFDVGPGAFNPAPKVDSAIVRLVPHATLPHPADDVGVLEVLVRDAFNQRRKTLRNTLKALLSAEEIEAEGIDPGTRPEQVDLAGFVRLANRLARKRSAEA